The genomic stretch ACATGAAATGGTCGTTGGCGTCGCTCGTGGTGCTGGCAGTACTGACTTGTGGCTACGCGTCCGCGCAGACCTTGTACAAGTACCGCGGCGAAAATGGCGAGTGGATATACTCCGACCGACCGCCCAATGACGACCGGGTCACCGAGGATCGCGAACTAGGTCAGCCGGTTCCACCGGCGGAAGTGATTGTCACGTATAAACTGTTCAGCAATAAGGTCGAACTGGTCGCGCACAATGGTTTTTATGCGCCGGTGGAGATTGAACTCTTCATTGACAGTATCGTTGGCGTGGAGAATCCGCATCCGGACAACCGGTTGCGCTGGGTTGTGCCGCCTAGAAGTGATCTGACGATGCTTAGCCTGGCTTTTCTCGATGGTGCGGCAGTGCCCGAGCTTGAATATCACTTCGACTACCTGCCGGGCGACCCGACATCACAGCATCAACCCACCGATGGGTATCGCGTACCGTTCTCGGCCGGCAGCAGTCACCCGATCACACAGGCCCACCCCAGCACCCGTACG from Gammaproteobacteria bacterium encodes the following:
- a CDS encoding M23 family metallopeptidase gives rise to the protein MKWSLASLVVLAVLTCGYASAQTLYKYRGENGEWIYSDRPPNDDRVTEDRELGQPVPPAEVIVTYKLFSNKVELVAHNGFYAPVEIELFIDSIVGVENPHPDNRLRWVVPPRSDLTMLSLAFLDGAAVPELEYHFDYLPGDPTSQHQPTDGYRVPFSAGSSHPITQAHPSTRTHRTLDSIHAVDIAMPVGTDVVAARDGIVFDVASNYFRAGLDLERDGQSANVLRILHDDGTYAIYAHLNRNTIRVKLGDSVLAGDYIADSGNTGFSSGPHLHFAVQRNAGMRTDSLPVVFKGPTSGGVVPETGNVLTAYP